The Neodiprion fabricii isolate iyNeoFabr1 chromosome 4, iyNeoFabr1.1, whole genome shotgun sequence genome window below encodes:
- the LOC124181705 gene encoding 5'-3' exonuclease PLD3-like isoform X3 produces MSNVSAHPTVSENARLDVNSPSGGDDDLEMWDQSGFMLRGDADDPLTNSKWGAQGWCRPSCIPITVILILIVLVVLLPLLDHAGDKHSSNSTFGNDPGSTCMDSCKINLVESIPIGLVYANNSVQHRSTYDSWMELIASAQSSIEIAALYWTMRRQDVYPDDSAKEGEDVFEALLEAGRDRGLRLRFAQNVPSQLNPNDDTEYLAKKANAQVRSLDFPRLLGAGVLHTKLWIIDRTHIYVGSANMDWRSLTQVKELGLVAINCSCLANDIAKIFDVYWKISEDGKIPAVWPDSLATKTNVSNPMNFTLGGNKYKAFIASSPPPMSPRGRTNDLDAILHCIDKAEKFIYISVMDFFPLTIYTPKTKYWPIIDDALRSAAIEHKVHVKLLISWWKHSLPSADYFLKSLAVLTKSYRNVKIEAKRFIVPTNPILDKIPYIRVNHNKYMVTDSAAYIGTSNWSGDYFISTAGIGMVFEDVGNKNEESIRQQLEEIFHRDWNSQYAHPLNETYVDR; encoded by the exons ATGTCAAACGTTTCTGCTCACCCC ACGGTGTCGGAAAATGCAAGACTGGACGTGAACTCACCGAGTGGAGGTGATGACGACCTTGAGATGTGGGATCAGTCCGGATTCATGCTGAGGGGTGATGCCGACGATCCGTTAACGAACTCCAA ATGGGGAGCTCAAGGGTGGTGCAGACCTAGCTGCATTCCTATCACTGTCATCCTAATACTTATCGTGCTCGTAGTCCTGCTTCCCCTACTCGACCACGCAGGGGACAAACACTCATCGAACTCGACGTTCGGGAACGACCCGGGATCGACTTGTATGGACAGTTGTAAGATCAATTTGGTGGAATCAATTCCGATCGGACTGGTTTATGCCAACAACTCAGTCCAGCATCGGAGCACGTACGATTCGTGGATGGAGTTGATCGCATCGGCGCAATCATCGATAGAAATCGCAGCCTTGTACTGGACGATGAGAAGACAGGATGTTTATCCCGACGATAGTGCCAAAGAG GGTGAAGACGTATTCGAAGCCTTATTGGAGGCTGGGAGAGATCGAGGACTGCGATTAAGATTCGCGCAGAATGTTCCCTCGCAACTGAATCCCAATGACGATACGGAGTATCTGGCGAAGAAGGCCAATGCCCAG GTGAGAAGTTTAGACTTTCCGAGGCTTTTGGGAGCTGGAGTTCTGCATACGAAATTGTGGATAATCGATCGTACCCACATCTACGTTGGATCCGCAAATATGGACTGGCGTTCGTTAACCCAAGTCAAAGAACTGGGATTGGTCGCTATCAACTGCTCTTGTCTGGCTAACGACATAGCAAAAATATTCGAC GTTTACTGGAAAATTTCCGAAGACGGCAAAATTCCTGCGGTTTGGCCAGATTCTTTGGCTACGAAAACAAACGTCAGCAACCCTATGAACTTTACCTTGGGTGGAAACAAGTACAAGGCATTCATTGCG AGCTCACCACCGCCAATGTCACCTCGAGGAAGAACGAATGATTTAGATGCGATTCTGCACTGCATCGATAAggctgaaaaatttatttacatatcgGTAATGGACTTCTTCCCGCTGACCATTTACACGCCTAAAACTAA ATACTGGCCAATTATTGACGATGCTTTGCGGTCAGCTGCAATTGAGCACAAGGTCCACGTCAAACTGCTGATATCATGGTGGAAACATTCATTGCCATCCGCGGATTATTTCCTCAAGTCGTTGGCAGTTCTTACGAAGAGTTACAGAAATGTCAAAATTGAAGCA AAGAGATTCATCGTCCCGACAAATCCAATTCTTGATAAAATACCGTACATCAGAGTTAACCACAACAAATACATGGTGACGGACAGCGCCGCTTACATTGGCACAAGCAACTGGTCCGGAGATTATTTCATTTCCACAGCAG GGATTGGAATGGTCTTCGAAGACGTCGGTAACAAGAATGAAGAAAGCATACGACAACAGCTGGAAGAGATATTCCACAGAGATTGGAATTCCCAATACGCCCACCCCTTGAACGAGACTTACGTCGATAGGTAG
- the LOC124181705 gene encoding 5'-3' exonuclease PLD3-like isoform X4 — MRITVSENARLDVNSPSGGDDDLEMWDQSGFMLRGDADDPLTNSKWGAQGWCRPSCIPITVILILIVLVVLLPLLDHAGDKHSSNSTFGNDPGSTCMDSCKINLVESIPIGLVYANNSVQHRSTYDSWMELIASAQSSIEIAALYWTMRRQDVYPDDSAKEGEDVFEALLEAGRDRGLRLRFAQNVPSQLNPNDDTEYLAKKANAQVRSLDFPRLLGAGVLHTKLWIIDRTHIYVGSANMDWRSLTQVKELGLVAINCSCLANDIAKIFDVYWKISEDGKIPAVWPDSLATKTNVSNPMNFTLGGNKYKAFIASSPPPMSPRGRTNDLDAILHCIDKAEKFIYISVMDFFPLTIYTPKTKYWPIIDDALRSAAIEHKVHVKLLISWWKHSLPSADYFLKSLAVLTKSYRNVKIEAKRFIVPTNPILDKIPYIRVNHNKYMVTDSAAYIGTSNWSGDYFISTAGIGMVFEDVGNKNEESIRQQLEEIFHRDWNSQYAHPLNETYVDR, encoded by the exons ATGAGAATA ACGGTGTCGGAAAATGCAAGACTGGACGTGAACTCACCGAGTGGAGGTGATGACGACCTTGAGATGTGGGATCAGTCCGGATTCATGCTGAGGGGTGATGCCGACGATCCGTTAACGAACTCCAA ATGGGGAGCTCAAGGGTGGTGCAGACCTAGCTGCATTCCTATCACTGTCATCCTAATACTTATCGTGCTCGTAGTCCTGCTTCCCCTACTCGACCACGCAGGGGACAAACACTCATCGAACTCGACGTTCGGGAACGACCCGGGATCGACTTGTATGGACAGTTGTAAGATCAATTTGGTGGAATCAATTCCGATCGGACTGGTTTATGCCAACAACTCAGTCCAGCATCGGAGCACGTACGATTCGTGGATGGAGTTGATCGCATCGGCGCAATCATCGATAGAAATCGCAGCCTTGTACTGGACGATGAGAAGACAGGATGTTTATCCCGACGATAGTGCCAAAGAG GGTGAAGACGTATTCGAAGCCTTATTGGAGGCTGGGAGAGATCGAGGACTGCGATTAAGATTCGCGCAGAATGTTCCCTCGCAACTGAATCCCAATGACGATACGGAGTATCTGGCGAAGAAGGCCAATGCCCAG GTGAGAAGTTTAGACTTTCCGAGGCTTTTGGGAGCTGGAGTTCTGCATACGAAATTGTGGATAATCGATCGTACCCACATCTACGTTGGATCCGCAAATATGGACTGGCGTTCGTTAACCCAAGTCAAAGAACTGGGATTGGTCGCTATCAACTGCTCTTGTCTGGCTAACGACATAGCAAAAATATTCGAC GTTTACTGGAAAATTTCCGAAGACGGCAAAATTCCTGCGGTTTGGCCAGATTCTTTGGCTACGAAAACAAACGTCAGCAACCCTATGAACTTTACCTTGGGTGGAAACAAGTACAAGGCATTCATTGCG AGCTCACCACCGCCAATGTCACCTCGAGGAAGAACGAATGATTTAGATGCGATTCTGCACTGCATCGATAAggctgaaaaatttatttacatatcgGTAATGGACTTCTTCCCGCTGACCATTTACACGCCTAAAACTAA ATACTGGCCAATTATTGACGATGCTTTGCGGTCAGCTGCAATTGAGCACAAGGTCCACGTCAAACTGCTGATATCATGGTGGAAACATTCATTGCCATCCGCGGATTATTTCCTCAAGTCGTTGGCAGTTCTTACGAAGAGTTACAGAAATGTCAAAATTGAAGCA AAGAGATTCATCGTCCCGACAAATCCAATTCTTGATAAAATACCGTACATCAGAGTTAACCACAACAAATACATGGTGACGGACAGCGCCGCTTACATTGGCACAAGCAACTGGTCCGGAGATTATTTCATTTCCACAGCAG GGATTGGAATGGTCTTCGAAGACGTCGGTAACAAGAATGAAGAAAGCATACGACAACAGCTGGAAGAGATATTCCACAGAGATTGGAATTCCCAATACGCCCACCCCTTGAACGAGACTTACGTCGATAGGTAG
- the LOC124181705 gene encoding 5'-3' exonuclease PLD3-like isoform X2, with product MTILNVKRCKKTHRAAETVSENARLDVNSPSGGDDDLEMWDQSGFMLRGDADDPLTNSKWGAQGWCRPSCIPITVILILIVLVVLLPLLDHAGDKHSSNSTFGNDPGSTCMDSCKINLVESIPIGLVYANNSVQHRSTYDSWMELIASAQSSIEIAALYWTMRRQDVYPDDSAKEGEDVFEALLEAGRDRGLRLRFAQNVPSQLNPNDDTEYLAKKANAQVRSLDFPRLLGAGVLHTKLWIIDRTHIYVGSANMDWRSLTQVKELGLVAINCSCLANDIAKIFDVYWKISEDGKIPAVWPDSLATKTNVSNPMNFTLGGNKYKAFIASSPPPMSPRGRTNDLDAILHCIDKAEKFIYISVMDFFPLTIYTPKTKYWPIIDDALRSAAIEHKVHVKLLISWWKHSLPSADYFLKSLAVLTKSYRNVKIEAKRFIVPTNPILDKIPYIRVNHNKYMVTDSAAYIGTSNWSGDYFISTAGIGMVFEDVGNKNEESIRQQLEEIFHRDWNSQYAHPLNETYVDR from the exons ACGGTGTCGGAAAATGCAAGACTGGACGTGAACTCACCGAGTGGAGGTGATGACGACCTTGAGATGTGGGATCAGTCCGGATTCATGCTGAGGGGTGATGCCGACGATCCGTTAACGAACTCCAA ATGGGGAGCTCAAGGGTGGTGCAGACCTAGCTGCATTCCTATCACTGTCATCCTAATACTTATCGTGCTCGTAGTCCTGCTTCCCCTACTCGACCACGCAGGGGACAAACACTCATCGAACTCGACGTTCGGGAACGACCCGGGATCGACTTGTATGGACAGTTGTAAGATCAATTTGGTGGAATCAATTCCGATCGGACTGGTTTATGCCAACAACTCAGTCCAGCATCGGAGCACGTACGATTCGTGGATGGAGTTGATCGCATCGGCGCAATCATCGATAGAAATCGCAGCCTTGTACTGGACGATGAGAAGACAGGATGTTTATCCCGACGATAGTGCCAAAGAG GGTGAAGACGTATTCGAAGCCTTATTGGAGGCTGGGAGAGATCGAGGACTGCGATTAAGATTCGCGCAGAATGTTCCCTCGCAACTGAATCCCAATGACGATACGGAGTATCTGGCGAAGAAGGCCAATGCCCAG GTGAGAAGTTTAGACTTTCCGAGGCTTTTGGGAGCTGGAGTTCTGCATACGAAATTGTGGATAATCGATCGTACCCACATCTACGTTGGATCCGCAAATATGGACTGGCGTTCGTTAACCCAAGTCAAAGAACTGGGATTGGTCGCTATCAACTGCTCTTGTCTGGCTAACGACATAGCAAAAATATTCGAC GTTTACTGGAAAATTTCCGAAGACGGCAAAATTCCTGCGGTTTGGCCAGATTCTTTGGCTACGAAAACAAACGTCAGCAACCCTATGAACTTTACCTTGGGTGGAAACAAGTACAAGGCATTCATTGCG AGCTCACCACCGCCAATGTCACCTCGAGGAAGAACGAATGATTTAGATGCGATTCTGCACTGCATCGATAAggctgaaaaatttatttacatatcgGTAATGGACTTCTTCCCGCTGACCATTTACACGCCTAAAACTAA ATACTGGCCAATTATTGACGATGCTTTGCGGTCAGCTGCAATTGAGCACAAGGTCCACGTCAAACTGCTGATATCATGGTGGAAACATTCATTGCCATCCGCGGATTATTTCCTCAAGTCGTTGGCAGTTCTTACGAAGAGTTACAGAAATGTCAAAATTGAAGCA AAGAGATTCATCGTCCCGACAAATCCAATTCTTGATAAAATACCGTACATCAGAGTTAACCACAACAAATACATGGTGACGGACAGCGCCGCTTACATTGGCACAAGCAACTGGTCCGGAGATTATTTCATTTCCACAGCAG GGATTGGAATGGTCTTCGAAGACGTCGGTAACAAGAATGAAGAAAGCATACGACAACAGCTGGAAGAGATATTCCACAGAGATTGGAATTCCCAATACGCCCACCCCTTGAACGAGACTTACGTCGATAGGTAG